The Montipora capricornis isolate CH-2021 chromosome 3, ASM3666992v2, whole genome shotgun sequence genome window below encodes:
- the LOC138040462 gene encoding uncharacterized protein, which yields MALVYVDDTFATMKNVPAAEDFLSTLNSCHPSINFTMELASDNRLPFIGMEVLKKGCKLETSVYRKPTNTGLLLHHQSHVDKRYKKSLLKTMLNRAFHLSSTWESLKSECDHLKVIFTNLKYPDSLIKSTISHFFTSVRSENPGEQAQLSTNENAVHRVVLPFKDQKSADSVKRQLSDLSSKIDHTLQPVFKSRKICEDLKMCEPKPPIISQQCVVYNYKCDLCDAEYVGYTSPHLHQRIDEHRYSAIGKHLKNDHALETIGDLSNNFSVLKKCNGKLDCLIYEMLFIKKKRPCLNTQSDSIRAKLFI from the exons ATGGCTTTGGTG TACGTGGATGACACGTTTGCTACGATGAAAAATGTACCAGCAGCAGAGGATTTCTTATCAACGCTTAATAGTTGTCATCCATCCATAAATTTCACCATGGAACTAGCGTCTGATAACAGGTTACCATTTATCGGTATGGAAGTCCTCAAAAAGGGCTgcaaactggaaactagtgtttATCGTAAACCAACTAACACTGGCCTACTGCTTCACCACCAAAGCCATGTCGATAAAAGGTACAAGAAATCGCTACTCAAGACCATGTTAAATCGTGCGTTCCACCTGTCGTCCACATGGGAGTCTTTGAAATCTGAATGTGATCATCTCAAGGTGATATTTACTAACCTCAAGTACCCCGACAGCCTCATCAAGTCCACTATCTCTCACTTTTTCACCTCAGTGAGGTCTGAAAACCCTGGAGAGCAGGCTCAATTATccaccaatgaaaatgctgttcACCGAGTGGTTTTGCCTTTTAAAGATCAAAAGTCAGCTGACTCAGTGAAAAGGCAATTATCAGATCTAAGCAGCAAAATCGATCACACTCTTCAACCTGTGTTCAAGAGTCGCAAAATATGTGAAGACCTCAAGATGTGTGAGCCCAAACCACCTATAATTAgccaacaatgcgttgtgtataattataaatgtgatctgtgtgatgcagagtaTGTCGGCTACACCAGCCCACATTTACACCAACGTATTGACGAGCACCGTTATTCAGCGATCGGCAAGCACTTAAAGAACGACCACGCTCTGGAAACCATCGGCGACCtttccaacaatttttccgttttaaagaagtgcaacggaaaactggactgtctgatttatgaaatgttattcatAAAGAAGAAGAGGCCATGCTTGAACACACAATCAGACTCCATACGCGCgaaactatttatttaa